In Pirellulales bacterium, the following proteins share a genomic window:
- a CDS encoding glycoside hydrolase family 9 protein: protein MTCRVNPFVILGTLLVAFFTWRAQVCHGDVIRVLVNHIGYEKDGPKHAVIQGRAGDQVQGFKVLDAQSGAVVFLGDTVKVGAVDQWKDWIFWTADFTPVQTEGTYILECATGSGAVRSYPFAIQHNLLERNTLSNVVSYFKAERCSGLLDDADAMLPFEGHRGNLVDAHGGWYDATGDYGKHLSHLSFSTYFNPQQIPLADWSLFKTYEQLTQRDDPNFREYRRRLLDEARFGADYLARVKNPKGSFYRSVDAPGGEKKPEDRRIGKEGQGFAIKTLQTKNKSPNEEMKSLSVAFPYEVGYRNGGGMVIAALALARNHRVPEDSSSEAYSRAAHDAFNYLEQHNLQYANDGQENIVDDYCALLAATELFRTTDEADYKAAAERRAKNLLNRLISSGKYANYWRADEGDRPFFHAADAGLPVVSLLNFYPLADDSLQKEILAAVRKAMEFELHTTDEVPNPFGYARQLVQSTDGDRRTAFFFPHDTETAPWWQGENARLASLAAAARLTARCFKDDRAFHDRLLAYATNQLNWILGLNPYDACMLHGSGHNNPAYMFFDSYQYTNTPGGICNGITSGYKNPHDIDFNLSFAVTGKDEDWRWSEQWLPHAAWYLYAISLGE from the coding sequence ATGACTTGCCGCGTTAACCCGTTTGTAATTCTCGGCACATTGCTTGTTGCATTCTTCACTTGGAGGGCGCAAGTCTGCCATGGCGACGTTATTCGCGTTCTGGTCAATCACATCGGTTACGAAAAAGATGGACCGAAGCATGCGGTAATCCAGGGCCGTGCGGGCGATCAAGTGCAGGGTTTTAAGGTGCTTGATGCGCAGTCAGGTGCGGTAGTTTTCTTGGGCGACACAGTCAAAGTCGGCGCGGTCGATCAGTGGAAGGACTGGATTTTTTGGACCGCAGATTTTACTCCCGTTCAGACGGAAGGCACATACATTTTGGAATGTGCGACGGGTAGCGGCGCGGTACGCTCGTATCCCTTCGCAATTCAACACAATTTGCTTGAGCGAAATACCCTTTCCAACGTCGTCAGTTATTTTAAGGCGGAGAGATGTTCCGGCTTGTTAGACGATGCCGACGCGATGTTGCCATTCGAGGGTCATCGCGGCAATTTAGTGGATGCACACGGCGGTTGGTACGACGCCACCGGCGATTACGGCAAGCATCTTTCACACCTGTCGTTTTCCACCTATTTCAACCCGCAGCAAATTCCGCTGGCGGATTGGAGTTTGTTTAAAACGTACGAGCAGTTGACGCAGCGCGATGATCCGAATTTTCGCGAATACCGTCGTCGTTTGCTCGACGAAGCCAGGTTTGGGGCCGATTATTTGGCGCGAGTAAAAAATCCTAAGGGTTCATTCTACCGGTCAGTCGATGCGCCGGGCGGGGAGAAGAAACCGGAAGATCGGCGGATTGGAAAAGAGGGACAAGGCTTTGCTATTAAGACGTTGCAGACTAAAAACAAATCGCCCAACGAAGAAATGAAGAGTTTGTCTGTCGCCTTTCCGTACGAAGTGGGTTACCGCAACGGCGGCGGCATGGTGATCGCCGCACTGGCGCTGGCCCGTAATCACCGTGTGCCCGAAGACAGTTCAAGCGAAGCCTACAGCAGAGCCGCCCACGACGCGTTTAATTATTTGGAACAGCATAACCTGCAATATGCCAACGACGGCCAGGAAAACATCGTCGACGATTATTGTGCTTTGCTGGCGGCTACAGAACTATTTCGAACAACAGACGAGGCCGATTATAAAGCCGCCGCTGAGCGCCGTGCCAAGAATTTGCTGAACAGGTTAATCAGCAGCGGCAAATACGCCAATTACTGGCGTGCCGACGAGGGCGATCGTCCATTTTTCCACGCCGCCGACGCTGGCCTGCCTGTGGTCAGTTTGCTCAATTTTTATCCGTTGGCCGATGATTCGTTGCAAAAGGAAATTTTGGCCGCTGTTCGCAAGGCGATGGAATTCGAACTGCACACGACCGACGAAGTTCCCAATCCCTTCGGCTACGCACGCCAATTGGTGCAAAGCACGGATGGAGATCGCCGCACAGCCTTCTTTTTTCCACACGACACCGAAACCGCGCCGTGGTGGCAGGGAGAAAATGCGCGCCTAGCATCGTTGGCCGCAGCCGCCCGCTTAACGGCCAGATGCTTTAAGGATGATCGCGCTTTCCACGATCGGCTGCTGGCTTATGCTACGAATCAATTGAATTGGATATTAGGATTGAACCCATACGATGCCTGCATGTTGCACGGCTCGGGCCATAATAATCCGGCGTACATGTTTTTCGATTCGTACCAGTACACGAATACTCCCGGCGGAATTTGTAATGGCATTACCAGTGGCTATAAGAATCCGCACGATATTGACTTCAACCTAAGCTTTGCCGTCACGGGAAAAGACGAAGATTGGCGCTGGAGCGAACAATGGCTCCCACACGCAGCCTGGTATCTATACGCGATTTCGCTGGGCGAGTAG
- a CDS encoding thioredoxin-like domain-containing protein — MRHMFCRVFSVQILLGIVLYLPAAAHAAAPSVDQALKLTPVQKDVDYDIPAPADIAKCTIKAEKISNQTGWVVRAPNGQILREFVDTNGDNVVDRWSYFKDGIEVYRDIDENFNGKADQHRWLNTAGSRWGLDPGEDGKIDSWKVISPEEASAEVVMAIRDKDTGRFNRLLITPAEIKSLGLGPAKTKDLSEKVTGATSKFSELIHNQRAITPNTQWVHFSGARPGLVPAGTDGATGDITAYENVMAMTETDGKDGQVSIGTLVKAGDVWRVIGAPSIPDPNSKLAEVDGFFFQTANRLNDTAANETNPDGPPEKIQKMMDELSKLDEAVGKASSDAEQTRLNDRRVELMLTIIDEIGEKDRAQWIRQFADSVSAATQTGGYPAGIDKLQSLLETVQKNPADAALVPYVKYRLLTAKYASDLKQKDFVKVQAEWLDNLEQFVQDYPKAADSADALLQLGIAQEFAGQEDKARKWYGELVSDFETTSQATKARGALHRMDSVGKPMQLRSKTVTGAADDLAKYRGKYVLIHYWSTWCEPCKTDFAELKELYAKYGKSNFALIGVNLDGNLPDATDYLAKNRLPWSQLWEPGGLDSRLANEMGILTLPTMILVDDKGVVINRNVHISELETELKSHLK; from the coding sequence ATGCGACACATGTTTTGCCGAGTTTTTTCCGTGCAAATTTTATTGGGTATTGTGCTGTATTTGCCGGCGGCGGCCCACGCGGCAGCGCCCAGCGTCGATCAGGCCTTAAAGCTGACGCCAGTGCAAAAAGACGTGGATTACGATATTCCAGCGCCGGCCGACATCGCCAAATGCACCATCAAAGCCGAAAAGATTAGCAATCAAACCGGCTGGGTCGTCCGTGCACCTAACGGTCAAATCTTACGTGAATTTGTGGACACGAACGGGGATAATGTAGTCGATCGCTGGAGCTATTTTAAGGACGGTATCGAGGTTTACCGCGACATCGACGAAAACTTCAACGGCAAGGCCGACCAGCACCGTTGGCTGAACACGGCCGGCAGCCGCTGGGGCTTGGATCCGGGCGAAGATGGCAAAATCGATTCGTGGAAAGTGATTTCCCCGGAAGAAGCTAGCGCGGAAGTAGTCATGGCCATCCGCGATAAGGATACGGGCCGTTTCAACCGCTTGTTAATTACTCCGGCGGAAATTAAATCGCTCGGCCTGGGGCCGGCAAAGACAAAGGATTTAAGCGAAAAAGTAACTGGCGCCACTTCGAAATTCAGTGAGCTAATTCACAACCAACGGGCCATCACTCCTAATACGCAATGGGTGCATTTTAGTGGCGCTCGTCCCGGCTTAGTTCCTGCCGGCACCGACGGAGCCACGGGCGACATCACGGCCTATGAAAACGTGATGGCCATGACCGAAACCGATGGCAAAGACGGCCAGGTTTCGATCGGTACGTTGGTCAAAGCGGGCGACGTATGGCGCGTAATTGGCGCTCCATCAATTCCAGATCCAAACAGCAAACTGGCCGAGGTCGATGGCTTTTTCTTTCAAACTGCCAACCGCTTGAACGATACGGCGGCAAACGAAACCAATCCAGACGGGCCGCCCGAAAAAATTCAAAAGATGATGGATGAGCTTTCGAAGCTGGACGAAGCGGTAGGCAAAGCCAGCAGCGACGCGGAGCAAACTCGGCTAAATGACCGCCGAGTGGAATTAATGCTGACCATTATCGATGAAATTGGCGAAAAGGACCGTGCCCAATGGATTCGTCAATTTGCCGATTCCGTTAGCGCCGCGACACAAACTGGCGGCTATCCGGCCGGTATCGATAAGCTCCAGTCCTTGCTTGAAACGGTGCAAAAAAATCCGGCGGATGCGGCCTTGGTGCCCTACGTAAAATACCGTTTGTTGACCGCCAAATACGCCTCCGACCTGAAGCAGAAAGACTTCGTGAAAGTGCAGGCCGAATGGCTCGATAATCTCGAACAGTTTGTACAAGATTATCCCAAAGCCGCGGATTCCGCCGACGCGCTCCTGCAACTAGGAATTGCCCAGGAATTCGCCGGCCAGGAAGACAAAGCCCGAAAGTGGTATGGCGAATTGGTTTCGGACTTTGAAACCACATCCCAAGCCACGAAAGCCCGCGGCGCACTGCACCGAATGGACAGCGTCGGCAAACCAATGCAACTGCGGTCCAAAACGGTTACGGGCGCGGCGGATGATTTGGCCAAATATCGCGGCAAATACGTGCTGATTCACTACTGGTCCACCTGGTGCGAACCGTGCAAGACGGATTTCGCAGAGCTAAAGGAACTGTACGCGAAGTATGGGAAGAGCAATTTTGCGCTAATCGGGGTGAATCTTGACGGCAACCTGCCCGATGCCACCGATTATTTGGCCAAGAATCGTCTGCCTTGGTCGCAACTTTGGGAACCTGGCGGGTTAGACAGCCGCTTGGCCAACGAAATGGGCATTCTCACACTGCCGACAATGATTTTGGTCGACGACAAAGGAGTTGTCATCAATCGCAACGTGCACATTTCCGAATTGGAAACGGAATTGAAATCGCACCTCAAATAG